The following proteins are co-located in the Chaetodon auriga isolate fChaAug3 chromosome 23, fChaAug3.hap1, whole genome shotgun sequence genome:
- the LOC143315862 gene encoding uncharacterized protein LOC143315862 isoform X1: MSKLTAFPESEISFRLLIKSDSSLLQRSSCLKTEEKKKKLNPTDEEQRGMGAQEKEEDAAPSKEKKQQKTSKEVYFSVLPDRYEPLIEEVEEEAPEERRKRKEDKKRKKKQRYKKYRKNVGKALRFSWRCLMAGLQSMAATYSTPVSAVSTVMTEVHRSNTSKA; the protein is encoded by the exons ATGTCAAAGCTCACAGCGTTTCCTGAGTCTGAAATCAGCTTCAGGCTACTAATAAAGTCTGACTCCTCCTTGCTCCAAAGGTCCTCTTGTctgaaaacagaggagaaaaagaagaaactcaaTCCGACAGACGAGGAACAACGAGGGATGGGAgcgcaggagaaggaggaggacgcAGCTCCTTCGAAGGAGAAGAAGCAACAGAAAACCTCCAAAGAAGTTTATTTCTCCGTCCTGCCGGACAGATACGAACCTCTGattgaggaggtggaggaggaggctccagaggagaggaggaagaggaaggaggataagaagaggaagaagaagcagcgCTACAAGAAGTACAGGAAG AACGTGGGGAAGGCGCTGCGTTTCAGCTGGCGCTGTCTGATGGCTGGTTTACAGAGCATGGCCGCCACGTACAGCACACCTGTCTCAGCCGTGTCCACAGTGATGACAGAAGTTCACCGATCCAACACCAGCAAAGCATGA
- the LOC143315862 gene encoding required for drug-induced death protein 1 isoform X2: MGAQEKEEDAAPSKEKKQQKTSKEVYFSVLPDRYEPLIEEVEEEAPEERRKRKEDKKRKKKQRYKKYRKNVGKALRFSWRCLMAGLQSMAATYSTPVSAVSTVMTEVHRSNTSKA; encoded by the exons ATGGGAgcgcaggagaaggaggaggacgcAGCTCCTTCGAAGGAGAAGAAGCAACAGAAAACCTCCAAAGAAGTTTATTTCTCCGTCCTGCCGGACAGATACGAACCTCTGattgaggaggtggaggaggaggctccagaggagaggaggaagaggaaggaggataagaagaggaagaagaagcagcgCTACAAGAAGTACAGGAAG AACGTGGGGAAGGCGCTGCGTTTCAGCTGGCGCTGTCTGATGGCTGGTTTACAGAGCATGGCCGCCACGTACAGCACACCTGTCTCAGCCGTGTCCACAGTGATGACAGAAGTTCACCGATCCAACACCAGCAAAGCATGA